In Arthrobacter sp. QXT-31, one genomic interval encodes:
- a CDS encoding response regulator transcription factor, whose product MNQQPLLRWFVFTKHADPQTIGRVPDALAGSRLKRAWEDIGRPWGLNHQLSIPLKLPDGDHHAYLIHRPDRDFTDQELALAALLQPVLTGLAHHFDVVTANGGALRDGSSQGLTARETTILTLLSTGLTAEGLARRLSISPRTAGKHLEHVYRKLDVCDRLMAVQKAHELGLLAPERS is encoded by the coding sequence ATGAATCAGCAGCCCCTGTTGCGCTGGTTTGTGTTCACTAAGCATGCCGACCCTCAAACAATTGGGCGAGTTCCTGACGCGCTTGCCGGCAGCAGGCTCAAGCGCGCGTGGGAGGACATTGGCCGGCCCTGGGGGTTGAACCACCAGTTGTCCATCCCGCTAAAGCTTCCCGACGGCGACCATCACGCCTACCTCATTCACCGCCCTGACCGGGACTTCACAGACCAAGAGCTAGCCTTGGCCGCCCTGCTTCAACCAGTTCTGACCGGCCTTGCCCATCACTTCGACGTCGTCACAGCGAACGGCGGGGCGCTCCGGGACGGCTCGAGCCAGGGTTTGACGGCGCGCGAAACGACGATACTGACCCTGCTGAGCACGGGCCTAACCGCGGAAGGTCTGGCCAGACGGCTCAGCATTTCCCCGAGAACCGCAGGGAAACACTTGGAACACGTATACCGCAAGCTGGATGTGTGTGACCGCCTGATGGCTGTTCAAAAAGCACACGAGCTGGGCCTGTTGGCGCCTGAACGAAGCTGA